Genomic segment of Streptomyces alboniger:
ACTGTCCGCCATCCGAGCGGTCAGCCAGGGCGCCGCACGGTGGACCGTTTCTGCCATGGGGAGCAGTGCGGCGGCGTGGACGCCGGACCGTGCGGGCACCGCTCGCAGCGAGTTCTGGCAGACCCGCAGGCGGGCGACGGGGTCGTCATGGTCGAGGGGCAGCGCCACTTGTACGGCCGTGGAGCCGTTGCCCAGAGCGTCCTGGTCGTCCCGGGCACGCAGGTCGCTCGGTACGGCCGTGTACACGGGCCGGGTGCGCGGCCAGTGGCGTGGGGGGCCGAAATGGGCGCGCAGCCCCCCGGCGACCGCGCCGACCAGCAGTTCGTTCAGCGTCGCGCCGCGCGTGTCCACGGGGTGCCGGCGCGCGGCGCGGATCGTGGGGGCGGGCAGTGCGCGTACGGCGACCGAGGGGGACGTCCGAGGAGGCGACGGTGTCGGGAGGGCCTGCCCGCGGGCCGCCAGCGCCTTGAGTTCCCTGGCCACGGCGCCGAGCCGGACGCGGGGCCGCGGCGTACGGCCCGCGCCCCGCGCCGGGACGGCGTCGTCCATCAGAAGGCGCAGCAGGGTTTCGAGGGAACGCCCGTCCAGCAGCACGTGCTGGGCCACCAGTGCCAGGGCGAACCCACCGTCCGGGCCGCCAGGAACGGCGTAGAGCCGCCAGGGCGGCGCCCCGTCGGGGAGCGGGCGGCCCACCACGTCCGCCCACAGGTCGTCGAGCTTGCCCGGCGCGGCAAGGACGTGCGCCTCGGGTTCGAACGGCCCGGGTACGAC
This window contains:
- a CDS encoding wax ester/triacylglycerol synthase domain-containing protein; this translates as MDRMRLSFPDATLLHNGCPGVIGAAAVFTGEEPDLREVRARVAERWTALRRMSHLLDISLTTGAGERRTPRRRRPHWVVPGPFEPEAHVLAAPGKLDDLWADVVGRPLPDGAPPWRLYAVPGGPDGGFALALVAQHVLLDGRSLETLLRLLMDDAVPARGAGRTPRPRVRLGAVARELKALAARGQALPTPSPPRTSPSVAVRALPAPTIRAARRHPVDTRGATLNELLVGAVAGGLRAHFGPPRHWPRTRPVYTAVPSDLRARDDQDALGNGSTAVQVALPLDHDDPVARLRVCQNSLRAVPARSGVHAAALLPMAETVHRAAPWLTARMADSATEPTFVATVTTAMKWRDASSAFRGNRLQHVVGLPPLHRPGSASFHLMQSNTACTLTVVCHLLPDSAQLLADAVVGEFETLARMS